ATTAAAACAAGCAAGTCCAATGCATGATATAGGAAAAGTTGCAATTGCTGATTCTATTTTGAATAAACCAGGTAGATTTGATGAAAAAGAAAAAGAAATCATGAATACTCACGCAAAAATAGGTTATGAAATGCTTAAACATTCTAATAGACCTTTATTAAAAACTGCTGCAATTATTGCTTTACAACACCATGAAAAATGGGATGGAACAGGTTATCCAAATAATTTAAAAGAAGACAAAATACATATCTATGGAAGAATTACCGCTTTAGCAGATGTATTTGATGCTCTTGGTAGTGATAGATGTTATAAAAAAGCTTGGGAAAATGAAAAGATTTTTAAACTTTTTAAAGAAGAAAGAGGAAAACACTTTGATCCAAAATTAGTAGATATTTTCTTTGACCACTTAGATGAATTTTTAAAAATCAAAGAAACATTTAAAGACTCTTTTAAATAGTTAATTATTTTTTCTTATAGATATTATTTTTCTAATATTATTTTTTCTTATTATATGGAGTTTTCTTAATTAAAAATTAAAAAAAAATTACTTTTTTTTAATTAATATTAAAGTTATTTGAGTTATTATTTCGTTCAGATTTGTGGTACAAATTGACATCTTGAACAAACTATCAAGTTCTGTCTTATCTTACATTTTAAAATAGTAAAAATACTTATTTCTTCTTTTCATTACTATTTTTAAAATTATTATTTTTTAACTCTTAGGAGTATATATGAACTTTTGGCAAAATTTCAAAAGAGATTTTTTAGTTAAGTTTTGGGCACCTATTCCTGCTGTTATTGCACTTGGAATTTTATCGGCTTATTACTTTGGTATTACTGGAACTTATTGGGCTGTAACTGGTGAATTTACTAGATGGGGTGGACATATTCTTGAAGCCTTTGGTGTGGATTTATCTACTTGGGGATATTACAAAATCATGAATATGGATGGTAATATTTTTACAAGAATTGATGGTGTTATGATTATTGGTATGTTTGCAGGTTGTATTGCTGCTGCATTTTGGGGAAATAATGTAAAACTTAGAATGCCTGTAAGTAGTACTAGAGTTTATCAAGCTTTAATAGGTGGTATTATTGCAGGTTTTGGAGCAAGACTTGGTATGGGTTGTAACCTTGCAAGTTTCTTTACTGGTATTCCACAATTTTCATTTCATGCTTGGATGTTTACTCTTGCTATGATTTTAGGGGTATATTTAGGTGCTAAATTTTCACTACTTCCATTTTTCCAATCAAAAATTAAACTAAAAAAAGTATCGTGCTCAAAAGAGTTACATACTGATAAAAAAAGAGTAAATAATCTTTTTAAATTAGGAAGCATAGTATTTATTGCAGTTCTTTTATGGGCAGTTTATCTAATTTTTGTTCAAGGTAGTACAAAACTTGGAATGGCAATGTTATTTGGTAGTGCTTTTGGTTTAGCAATTGCAAAAGCTCAAATATGTTTTACATCTGCATTTAGAGATATTTTTACAACAGGTAGAAGCCAAATGGCAAAAGCAATTGTTATTGGTATGGTAGTTGCAACAATTGGTGTATTTTCATATATTACAATGGGACAACCTGCAAAAATCATGTGGGCAGGACCAAATGCAATTATTGGCGGTGTTTTATTTGGATTTGGTATTGTTTTAGCTGGTGGTTGCGAATGTGGTTGGATGTATAGAGCTGTTGAAGGACAAGTTCATTTTTGGGTAGTTGGAATTGGAAATGTTATAGGTTCAACACTACTAGCTTTTGTTTGGGATGATTTATCATTACAATTAGCTACAAGCTGGCCAAAAATTAATTTACTTGAATCATTTGGTAATTATGGTGGATTATTCTTAAATTATGGCCTATTAGTTCTTCTTTTTATACTTATTTTAGTATTAGAAAAAAGATATTTAAAGAAATCAATAAATAGATAAATAAGGAATTAAAATGAAAAAAGATGAAATTGTTCCAGATTATAGACTTGATATGCAAGGGGAACCTTGCCCATATCCAGCAGTAAATGCACTTGAAACAATGAAAGATTTAAAAAAAGGTGAAATATTAGAGGTAATTAGTGATTGTCCACAAAGTATCAATAATATTCCAGCAGATGCAAAAAATCATGGATATGAAGTTTTAGAAGTAGATAGTAGTGGTCCAACTATTAAATACGTAATTAGAAAATAGTCTTTTTAGAGGTATAATACCTCTAAAGGATTAAAATGAACTATCAAACTATTCTTGAAGAAATTTATGAACAAATACAACCAGAACTTACAAAAGGAAAAGTTGCTAGTTATATTCCAGCACTTAAACAAGTAGATGCAGATGATTTTGCCATGAGTATTCATTTACTAGATGGTAGATCTTATAATATTGGCTCATATAATAAAAAATTTTCCATTCAAAGTATTTCAAAAGTTTTTACTTTTAGTATGGCTTTAGAACTTTACTCAACTAAACTTTATAAAAGAGTATGGCATGAACCATCAGGTAACCCTTTTAACTCACTTATTCAATTAGAGTATGAAAAAGGTATACCAAGAAACCCATTTATTAATGCAGGTGCAATAGTTACAACAGATACTTTACTTTCATACTATAAAACAAAAGAAAAAGCCTTTAAAGCAATTAATAACTTTATAAACACTCTTTGCAAAGAAAATATCACATATGATGAAAAAATATTTGATTCTGAGTTAAAACATGGATATAGAAATCAAGCTTTAGCAAGTTTAATGAAAAGTTTTAACAATATAAAAAATCCAATAGAAAATACTTTAGATACTTATTTTAAACAGTGTTCTTTGATGATGAACTGCGAACAATTAGCAAAATCAATGTTATATTTAGCAAATCATGGAGAAGATCCAATAACAAAAGAGATTTATATAAACTCATCAAGAGCAAAAAGAGTTAACTCTTTAATGTTAACTTGTGGTCACTATGATGCATCAGGAGATTTTGCTTTTCATGTGGGACTTCCTGGTAAAAGTGGCGTTGGAGGTGGAATAGTAGCAGTGGTTCCTAAAAAAATGTCAATTTGTGTTTACTCACCAAGATTAAATGCAAAAGGAAATTCACACGCTGGAACAAAAGCTTTAGAACTATTTACATCAAAAACTAAACTATCAATCTTTTAAATGTAAAGAAATTGTCAAGAAACTCTACATAAAAAATTTAAACTATTCCTTTATACTTTCAAAATAATACGAAATACAAAGGAATTAAGATGAAAAATTTACTTCTAATATTTATCTTTGCTACTTTCTCTTTTAGTAGTGAACTAAATACTTATTTAAGCAATTTAAAAAAAGAAGCAACAAAAGAAAATCCAAACTTTAAAGAGTTTAATATTAAAAGAGGTGAAGGAATCTTTACTTCTAAACATATTGGGAAAAAAGGGAAAAAGATTGCATGTACTTCATGCCATGGTATAGATTTAACAAAAAAAAGTGAAAACTATTTTACAGCAAAAGAGATAGAACCTTTATCAAAAAAAGTAAACCCTACAAGATTAACTGATGTAAAAAAAGTGAAAAAATGGCTAAGAAGAAATTTCAAAGATGTATATAATAGAGTTGGTACAGCACAAGAAAAAGGTGATGTACTAGTTTATATTTTAAATAAGTAAGGATAAAAATGAAAACTTTAATTTTATTAATTTTTATAAACTTATCTTTATTTAGTAATAATATAAAAAAAGATGTTCCACTAGTATCAAATGACTTATATATAAATGAGTGTGGAGCTTGTCATTTTGCATATTTTCCTGGACTTTTACCTCAAAATTCTTGGGAAAAATTAATGTCTGATTTAGAAAATCATTTTGGAGATGATGCAACAATTGATAAAAAAACATTTCAAACTCTATCAAAGTTTTTAAAGGAAAATAGTGCTGAA
The window above is part of the Malaciobacter marinus genome. Proteins encoded here:
- the yedE gene encoding selenium metabolism membrane protein YedE/FdhT, with translation MNFWQNFKRDFLVKFWAPIPAVIALGILSAYYFGITGTYWAVTGEFTRWGGHILEAFGVDLSTWGYYKIMNMDGNIFTRIDGVMIIGMFAGCIAAAFWGNNVKLRMPVSSTRVYQALIGGIIAGFGARLGMGCNLASFFTGIPQFSFHAWMFTLAMILGVYLGAKFSLLPFFQSKIKLKKVSCSKELHTDKKRVNNLFKLGSIVFIAVLLWAVYLIFVQGSTKLGMAMLFGSAFGLAIAKAQICFTSAFRDIFTTGRSQMAKAIVIGMVVATIGVFSYITMGQPAKIMWAGPNAIIGGVLFGFGIVLAGGCECGWMYRAVEGQVHFWVVGIGNVIGSTLLAFVWDDLSLQLATSWPKINLLESFGNYGGLFLNYGLLVLLFILILVLEKRYLKKSINR
- the yedF gene encoding sulfurtransferase-like selenium metabolism protein YedF codes for the protein MKKDEIVPDYRLDMQGEPCPYPAVNALETMKDLKKGEILEVISDCPQSINNIPADAKNHGYEVLEVDSSGPTIKYVIRK
- a CDS encoding glutaminase; translation: MNYQTILEEIYEQIQPELTKGKVASYIPALKQVDADDFAMSIHLLDGRSYNIGSYNKKFSIQSISKVFTFSMALELYSTKLYKRVWHEPSGNPFNSLIQLEYEKGIPRNPFINAGAIVTTDTLLSYYKTKEKAFKAINNFINTLCKENITYDEKIFDSELKHGYRNQALASLMKSFNNIKNPIENTLDTYFKQCSLMMNCEQLAKSMLYLANHGEDPITKEIYINSSRAKRVNSLMLTCGHYDASGDFAFHVGLPGKSGVGGGIVAVVPKKMSICVYSPRLNAKGNSHAGTKALELFTSKTKLSIF
- a CDS encoding DUF1924 domain-containing protein, which gives rise to MKNLLLIFIFATFSFSSELNTYLSNLKKEATKENPNFKEFNIKRGEGIFTSKHIGKKGKKIACTSCHGIDLTKKSENYFTAKEIEPLSKKVNPTRLTDVKKVKKWLRRNFKDVYNRVGTAQEKGDVLVYILNK
- a CDS encoding cytochrome C, which gives rise to MKTLILLIFINLSLFSNNIKKDVPLVSNDLYINECGACHFAYFPGLLPQNSWEKLMSDLENHFGDDATIDKKTFQTLSKFLKENSAEKNMNYKRSRKIVQSIPKNKIYIAISKTPYIHKKHKEIKKHLITQKEVKGLFNCTACHQGAKKAIFNDDDVDIPNYGKWED